Within the Candidatus Ozemobacteraceae bacterium genome, the region TCCTTCTTTCACCACCAGAACCTGCCGCGAGCCGTCAACGCCCCACGATTCTCCGCCACCGAGCAGGGCAGCGTCGTCCTGGAATGGTCTCCCCGCCTCGGAGGACTCGAGCGTATCCGGGAAAACAGGAAATCCGTGACCGTGGAAATTCCGGGGAGCGACTGGTTCGGATTGGTGTCGGGCATCGCCAGCCAGGGACGCTCCTTGCTAGCGGTGGGAGATTATCACCGAGATGGCTCTGCAGGAGCGGTCGGCCGCGATCCCGATGCTCCACGCACGTTCGTCATCGCCGCAATGGTCTATCGCGAGAGGGGCTTGGATTCCGTGGCTCTCGCGCAGCCCGTAGTCTGCCCTCGCCAGACCACCACCGACTGGAGCGGTCCCGGAGAGACGCGCCTGTTTGGAGCCAACCGAAGGCTCGCCGTCGATTTTCCTCTCCCCGGAGGAGCCCTTCTGGCAACAGCCGTTGTGACCATCCACCCGGATCTTCCGGCACATGCATCGGGAGCTTGGGACGCCCCGGAACGTTGGTCGAAGCCGCCCCGACTGGCAAGCAGGGAGCAGGAATTTCTGAAAAGAATCCCCACCGGGCTTTCTCCGCGCGCCCGTGTCGATTGGCTGATGGTCGAAATCGGCCTTCGGATTCCGTATGCGGCTGAAAAGAGCAAGATGAACGGCGAGGATCTGTTGCGGAAAGGGCGGGGAGATTGCAGTGGAAAGGCCAGGCTTTTCGAGGACATGGTGCGCTCCTTCGGGATTCCTTGCCGGCTCGTTGGAGGGGTGATTCTGAAAGAGGGTATCAACGAGAAAACCCATATCTGGAACGAGGTCTTTCTCGACGGCAAGTGGGTATCTGTTTGCACTGTGAACCATCTTTGCGGTCGTCTGCCCGCTACCTGGCTGATCCTGCGCTACGGAGACGCCGGAACCCTCGAGGATCCCGGAAAGGTTCTGTTTCGCACCAGGGAAAGGCGGCCTGGGAAGTCGCGGAAAGCCTCTGAAGGCATCCCTCACGTGACGCCGCGTGACAGGCCGGGTGGCCGATCCGGTTGACGTGAAATTCGTCCTGTTCTTGCGGCAATCCGGGGACCGGACTCGGCAATCCGACTTTGCGGGGCGCGGTTTCGAGGGGGCCAGAAGACGGGGTTCGGGGCCCCTAAACGAGTTCATTTTCGGTCTTGACAATGAATTTCGCCTGTGGTAAATTCAACTACGTTCAAAGGCTCGTGGCGCAGTTTGGTTAGCGCACCACGTTGACATCGTGGGGGTCGGCGGTTCGAGTCCGCCCGAGCCTATTTTTTATGCCCGAAACCGGTCACCCCGATTTCGGGCATTGATTTTCCCCGAAGGGTTTCATCGACGACACGCATGAAAAACAGGCAACCTCTGCTGAAAAACATCAGGATCGTCCTCGTCGAGCCGCAGGGCGCGATGAATGTGGGCTCGGTGTGCCGGGCCATGAAGAATTTCGGTCTGCGCGAGCTCGTTCTCGTGCGCCCCGGCTGCGAACTCAATCTTGACGCGATCAAGATGGCGCTGACCGCTCGAGACATTCTCGAATCGGCGAAGATCGTGCAGACGATTCCCGAGGCCGTGGCCGGAAGCCTGCTCGTGCTCGGCACGTCGAACCGCCACGGCGAGTATCACGAGCCGCACATGACGGTCCAGGAAGGCCTCGAGCGGGTCGCCCCGTGTCTGCCCGAAGGGCCGGTGTCGATCCTCTTCGGCCGCGAGGAATGGGGCCTGACGAAGGACGATTTGAAATTCTGCCAGGGAACGATGCACATCGTGACCGACCCCGAGTTCACCTCGATGAATCTGGCGCAGGCGGTTCTGCTGATCTCGTATGAGCTCTACCAGAAGTTCGGCGTCAAGCCCCCGAAGCGGATGCCCGACCCGAACAACCCGTTCGAGATGCCGCCGACGTTCGAGGAGTTGCAACGGCTGTATGACCACATGTTTTCGGTGCTGAAGATGTGCCATTTCCTGCCGACGAAGAACCCCGACGGCCTGTTCCAGTTGGTCAGGGCGTTCATCAACCGTTCGCAGGCGACCCATCGCGAAATCAATATATTGATGGGTATATTTTCGAACGTCGAGGGGTTCATGCGCATCTACGTCCATGGCCAGAAGCGCCAGAAGGACAAATCCGGCGCCCCCCCTCCCCCGTTGCCCACTTCCGCCCTCAAGCGGATGGCCGCGAAGCTCGCTTCACCAAAGCCCCCCGAACCTGACGACGGGAAGAACGAGTGACCTGATGCCGGACCACGCGACCCCGCTCTGCATCGAAGCTCGAGGCCTGTGCCGAAGCTTCGACGTCAGGCTGAAGGCGGAAGGGCTGAAAGCCAGCATTGAGGCGTTTTTCCGGCCCCGCATCGAGACGATCGACGCGGTGAGCGGACTCGACATGCTGATCGAACCGGGCGAGATCGTCGGCTTCCTCGGCCCGAACGGCGCCGGCAAGACGACGACGCTGAAGATGTTCTCCGGGCTGATCCCGCCGACCGCTGGGTCCGTGCGGGTGCTGGGGTTCGACCCCTTCCGCCGCGACCATGCCTTTCTGCGGAACATCTCGCTCGTGATGGGCCAGAAGCAGAACCTCTGGTGGGACCTCCCGCCCGCGGAGACGCTGGCCATTCATCGAGAACTCTACGGCCTCACGGCATCCGAGTTCGAAACCAGGCGCGACGAACTGGTCGAGATGCTTGGAATCCGCGACTGTCTCGAGATCCAGGCTCGCAAGCTCTCGCTCGGACAACGCATGCGGTGCGAGCTGGCCGTTTCCCTTCTGCATCGGCCCGCAGTCCTGTTCCTCGACGAGCCGACGATCGGACTCGATATCCTGATGCAAAAGCGCATCCGCACGTTCCTTCTCGAGTATCACGAGCGGTTCCGGCCGACGGTTCTTCTGACCTCGCACTACATGGAAGACGTCGCCGCCCTCGCCCGCCGCGTCATCGTCATCAACCGCGGCGTCAAGGTGTTCGACGGCTCCCTCGGCGAACTCGCGAAGAAAACGCGCGCCGACCGCATCCTCCAGGTCACGTTCGACGCCGTTCCGGAACACTTCTCGCCCGAGCGATACGGCAAACTTCTCTCGCATGACGGGTCACGCTTTTCGATCCTCGTTCCGCGAGACCAGTCACCCGCCCTTGCGGCGGAGCTCTACTCCACCGGCCACGTCAACGACCTCACGATCGAGGAGCCTCCCCTCGAGGAGGCGATCTCGCCCCTTTTCACCTGACGTTTATCCCGTATGCATCGCGATCCGCCCGAAATACCGGGATGAAGGAAGGAGAGCGCGAAAACCGCGATTATCTGATATACTGGAGTATCTTTCGGAGGTAGCGAATGAAGAAGATTCTGACGGTTGTTCTGGGCGTGTTTCTGTGCTCGACGCTTTTCGGCGCGACGCTCGACGAGGGCGTTGCGGCGCATCAGAGAGGCGATTACCAGACGGCCGCGAAGATCCTTCGCGAACTGGCCGAAGACGGGGACGTGCTGGCCCAGTTCATCCTCGGGGGCATGTATTCCGACGGAAAAGGGATGGCCCAGGATCACGGCGAGGCATTCTTCTGGCTGACTCTTGCGAGCAGGCGCGCCTCCACAGCCGATCTTCAGACCTTCATCGGGAAATGCCTCGACATCACGTCTGCCAAACTGACCCAGGACAAGCGGGACGAGATTCAGACCCGATGCACGAAATGGGAGGAGGAGTTCGCGAAAAAGCACCCCGCCTGCCCAGCCGACGTCCACCAGCATGAAGACGGGCATCAGCACAACGAATAATCGATCCGTGCTCGACGGATTCGCCACGATCGATTCCGAACGACCGGCAGAAACGATTGGGATGTTGTCCGCAAGGTGAACCCCCGAGGCGATTTTTCCCGATGGATTGCCGTCTCGAGGAAACTGGCGGGGTCGTATCTTCAGATGGCGCTCGCGTATCGCGGCATGATGGTCATATGGGGATTCCAAATGTTGCTGATGCCGAGCGTTCTTCTGTTGGCCTGGCTTTCCGTCGGGAAATCCGGCGGGTCGATGTATGCGGACAGCGACTATTTTTTGTATTATCTTTCGATGCCGTTCGTCATGAACCTGACGGAATGCTGGACCGTATATACCTTTCCCGAGCAGGTCCGCGACGGTTCGCTCAGCCGCACCCTGTTGAAGCCGGTGCATCCTCTCTGGCTGCACGTCCTCGAGAATGTCACCCACAAGGCGATCCAGCTGATGATTCTCCTGGTCCCGCTCTCCGTGCTCGTCTGGGTGTTTCGCGCGCAGCTTCCCCCGCTCGAACTCGGTGCGGCGAAGATCGCC harbors:
- a CDS encoding ABC-2 family transporter protein, giving the protein MNPRGDFSRWIAVSRKLAGSYLQMALAYRGMMVIWGFQMLLMPSVLLLAWLSVGKSGGSMYADSDYFLYYLSMPFVMNLTECWTVYTFPEQVRDGSLSRTLLKPVHPLWLHVLENVTHKAIQLMILLVPLSVLVWVFRAQLPPLELGAAKIAGIAAVLALAAALRFIQSTTLAMTGFWIEHVETLNLVLNQGVWALLGGMIVPVETFPGPIRTLAHLLPYRYSLSFPIEVLRGGLTTVETLKGLCIATGWIFAFLLLGRHLWRRGLKTFTAYGG
- a CDS encoding ATP-binding cassette domain-containing protein, with protein sequence MPDHATPLCIEARGLCRSFDVRLKAEGLKASIEAFFRPRIETIDAVSGLDMLIEPGEIVGFLGPNGAGKTTTLKMFSGLIPPTAGSVRVLGFDPFRRDHAFLRNISLVMGQKQNLWWDLPPAETLAIHRELYGLTASEFETRRDELVEMLGIRDCLEIQARKLSLGQRMRCELAVSLLHRPAVLFLDEPTIGLDILMQKRIRTFLLEYHERFRPTVLLTSHYMEDVAALARRVIVINRGVKVFDGSLGELAKKTRADRILQVTFDAVPEHFSPERYGKLLSHDGSRFSILVPRDQSPALAAELYSTGHVNDLTIEEPPLEEAISPLFT
- a CDS encoding RNA methyltransferase — its product is MKNRQPLLKNIRIVLVEPQGAMNVGSVCRAMKNFGLRELVLVRPGCELNLDAIKMALTARDILESAKIVQTIPEAVAGSLLVLGTSNRHGEYHEPHMTVQEGLERVAPCLPEGPVSILFGREEWGLTKDDLKFCQGTMHIVTDPEFTSMNLAQAVLLISYELYQKFGVKPPKRMPDPNNPFEMPPTFEELQRLYDHMFSVLKMCHFLPTKNPDGLFQLVRAFINRSQATHREINILMGIFSNVEGFMRIYVHGQKRQKDKSGAPPPPLPTSALKRMAAKLASPKPPEPDDGKNE